A window from Neodiprion fabricii isolate iyNeoFabr1 chromosome 2, iyNeoFabr1.1, whole genome shotgun sequence encodes these proteins:
- the LOC124175163 gene encoding nuclear receptor coactivator 1-like isoform X5: protein MSIAAAENAGPGPCDLQDPGWVKMSVVNGNNTKKRKKSDAKPQSQLNKCLNEKRRRTQENLYIDELAELISAQDMSSGKTDKCQILQRTVDQIRHIRQQEGSNSHAVQQGEVSSSNPNILSNDQVGPILLEALDGFLFVVNAEGRVEYVTDNISQYISYTKDDVFGKDIYNIIHHGDHKTFMASLLPMSIGLTSEPQPQTRNRTFNCRFLVKPPDDKEETMEEKQQRISKYETMQICSALLPNNADRLESGDVSSESLDGPCMMCVARRIPHSEKPITSIKQFTVKLDTIGRIIWIDNSGLSPAYSKYIGKDLIGTKIQDLCHPLDVNKLNAHLDNTLHTHEGTSTIYRLRVKADKFLNVQTKSRLFKANVINGHESDFLMATHSIIGDNELTPNEGGQLSNSKTCSGHSSNHCTNSSNNNNGNNNNNVGGPLMTGAHHNGQSSGNTGRGLAAARAPTSSSSSNLNVFSANDTSSCNPLTSMSTTSNSFNQFSGNMELDFELFPSTTWELDSGHSWGDRSDSRASGPTNSRPPSQPAPASPSPQGSFSVNSATGATSHCSSMRAYSPTSVHTSRSFSNSFSFSPLQETQTAVTGTPSSANTNGGGGVLANKRLEESKGCPPATPANVDTNKSQHSAAPAPDTQNCAVSTESGRLRNLLTKGASTSDESQDNTNNTVSDNQNKHRILKTLLKETDDEDLHLDIDNKKVRPSNSGISKSSTDHSKTSSGNNMLLELLNDKNDDDDLETRAGLKKRHELLQQLLKDEDEEGKNHDSQNRGDDPLLKSLGFNNPTPPLSQSGNHVGQLQVGQKRPGENGDEDLAAKRTMDRLHQVTSSGNNSSSNASTSKLWEKNKMLAWLLAQQPSEPKTKPSVPLHELSAIPQEKLARKQVAQQSSWPNAQPVGSNPSTKTTTPIQSQPRLPRNPTNIYDVFNQPQRPQVGSLNPEFGTAGGENRRSVQVEQTWLEPSGSDPILSDLLDQVIEIVPDTITDPTAIINLLDIIESPQNNAVDEKIAAINAIHKSLILCETAVNPTSSTITMPGTPPAYSTTLGNTPVTTGHNYQPPPMYQQQQQRARFNSAQQNAVRQSSVQFSQQHLQLQQRTKQLQQQQQQQQQQQLKQRLLQQQQQQQLLIPSNATATDQLPTDIHNIDSLLNNTVAPNVSLQRSSVSDSQVSPGYGGISVQLPSTHRLTHSYSHPSTLPQHSVVNTNFNNGQQGSAAARLSPHSPASILSFSHPQSLSPRVTQGNYGNGPRMFVNSVRPQPQQSVSQQQQQRSMPSPGTPASARQSPFPADTFPPPAASPTAGQFPPVPNAGAANPSGQYRLQRTTSTPSATTQLPGGINSPRHYGGMNKEQPLLSPSHPHSGCPSQPSLNQHNVTNTQHLSNQHPAMIYHSNTTLNSTEVQNNQFCYDRASVSLYSSGPGDTSNTRPLPPGNPNSHQMGGNTGSGGTMTEFVRQELRAIVGARTQQQQQQQRIPNNIQNNLSGQVSAEDLDALGLTYEMSSADYYGGSGTR, encoded by the exons ATCCGGCACATAAGGCAACAAGAAGGCTCTAATAGTCATGCTGTACAGCAAGGGGAAGTTTCCTCGTCAAATCCTAATATATTATCTAATGACCAAGTTGGCCCTATTTTACTTGAG GCATTAGATGGATTCTTATTCGTTGTGAACGCCGAGGGCAGAGTCGAGTACGTAACGGATAATATATCTCAATATATTTCTTATACAAAAGATGACGTGTTTGGAAAAGATATCTATAACATTATACATCACGGAGATCATAAAACGTTCATGGCAAGCTTGCTTCCGATGTCAATAG GGTTGACAAGCGAGCCTCAACCACAGACGAGAAATCGGACATTTAATTGCCGTTTTTTGGTGAAGCCTCCCGATGATAAAGAAGAGACTATGGAAGAGAAGCAACAGAGAATATCAAAGTACGAAACTATGCAAATCTGTTCAGCGCTTCTCCCAAACAACGCAGACCGCCTAGAAAGTGGAGACGTGTCCTCAGAATCTTTAGACGGGCCATGCATGATGTGCGTCGCCCGGAGAATACCCCACAGTGAAAAGCCGATAACTTCCATTAAACAATTCACTGTTAAACTTGACACTATTGGCAGGATTATATGGATAGACAACAGCGGCTTGTCTCCTGCATACTCCAAGTACATAGGCAAG GACCTAATTGGCACTAAAATACAAGACTTGTGCCATCCACTGGATGTGAATAAGTTGAATGCTCATTTGGATAATACGCTTCACACCCATGAAGGCACGAGTACAATTTATCGGCTCCGTGTGAAAGCAGACAAGTTCCTTAACGTTCAAACAAAGTCAAGACTCTTTAAAGCAAATGTGATTAATGGTCACGAATCTGATTTCTTGATGGCAACACATTCTATTATTGG GGACAATGAGTTAACGCCTAACGAGGGTGGTCAGCTTTCCAACAGCAAAACGTGCTCTGGACACTCTAGTAACCATTGTACgaatagtagtaataataataatggtaacaataacaataacgtcGGTGGTCCATTGATGACCGGGGCTCATCATAATGGCCAATCGAGTGGCAATACCGGCCGGGGGCTGGCAGCGGCACGGGCACCAacatcctcctcctcgtcaAACTTGAATGTATTTAGTGCAAACGATACTTCGTCGTGTAATCCTTTAACTTCAATGAGTACGACAAGTAATTCGTTCAACCAATTTTCGGGGAACATGGAATTGGATTTTGAGCTTTTCCCTAGTACCACATGGGAACTGGACAGCGGACATAGCTGGGGAGATCGATCTGACTCGAGGGCAAGCGGACCGACTAATTCTCGACCCCCCTCGCAGCCAGCCCCGGCATCTCCGAGCCCCCAAGGATCATTCTCCGTTAATTCTGCTACTGGCGCCACATCCCACTGTAGCTCGATGCGCGCATACAGTCCAACCTCGGTGCACACCAGTAGATCCTTCAGTAATTCCTTCTCGTTCAGTCCTCTTCAGGAGACGCAAACGGCGGTCACTGGCACACCTTCAAGCGCTAATACCAACGGGGGTGGTGGGGTATTGGCTAACAAGAGATTGGAGGAGAGCAAGGGATGCCCGCCTGCTACACCTGCCAATGTTGATACAAACAAAAGTCAGCATAGCGCCGCGCCAGCCCCAGATACACAGAACTGTGCCGTTTCTACAGAGTCTGGAAGACTCAGGAATCTTTTGACCAAGGGAGCTAGCACTAGCGATGAAAGTCAAGACAATACCAATAATACTGTCTCTGACAACCAAAACAAGCATAGGATACTGAAGACATTGCTTAAGGAGACTGATGATGAGGATCTACATCTTGATATAGATAACAAAAAAGTACGGCCAAGTAATAGCGGTATTTCCAAATCCAGCACAGATCATTCCAAGACTTCAAGCGGAAACAACATGTTGTTGGAG TTATTAAATGACAAAAATGATGACGATGACTTGGAAACCAGAGCGGGTTTAAAGAAGCGGCATGAACTTTTACAGCAGCTTCTAAAAGACGAGgacgaagaaggaaaaaatcacGACTCACag AATCGGGGTGATGATCCTCTGTTGAAAAGTCTCGGATTTAATAACCCGACACCACCGCTGTCACAATCAGGCAATCACGTAGGCCAGTTACAAGTTGGTCAGAAGAGACCAGGTGAGAATGGAGACGAAGATTTGGCTGCAAAACGCACGATGGACAGGCTGCACCAAGTAACTTCTTCCGGCAATAATTCGTCCTCCAATGCCTCAACCAGCAAGCTATgggagaagaataaaatgcTCGCCTGGCTTTTAGCACAACAGCCGTCTGAACCGAAAACTAAACCTTCAGTACCTCTCCATGAATTGTCAGCAATCCCACAG GAAAAGCTAGCTCGAAAACAGGTAGCACAGCAAAGTTCCTGGCCTAATGCGCAACCAGTTGGCAGTAATCCATCTACAAAGACAACCACTCCGATCCAAAGTCAACCTCGACTACCTCGCAATCCGACTAATATCTATGATGTTTTTAATCAG CCACAACGACCTCAAGTGGGTTCACTGAATCCAGAATTTGGAACTGCTGGTGGAGAAAATCGTCGTTCTGTTCAAGTAGAGCAGACTTGGTTGGAACCTTCAGGGTCTGATCCCATACTTTCTGATCTATTAGACCAGGTCATAGAAATTGTGCCAGATACAATCACAG ATCCAACAGCGATCATAAATCTTTTAGACATCATCGAATCGCCACAGAATAATGCTGTAGACGAGAAAATAGCTGCTATTAACGCCATCCACAAGTCATTGATACTATGCGAAACTGCAGTGAACCCTACGTCTTCCACGATAACGATGCCTGGCACACCACCCGCATACTCTACCACA TTGGGAAATACTCCTGTTACAACCGGCCATAATTACCAGCCACCTCCAATGTaccagcaacagcagcaaagGGCAAGATTTAATAGTGCCCAACAGAATGCTGTACGGCAGTCATCGGTCCAATTCAGTCAACAACACCTACAGTTGCAGCAGAGAACTAAGCAACttcaacagcagcagcagcagcagcagcaacagcaacttAAACAACGGTTACttcagcaacagcagcaacaacaactcCTTATACCTTCTAATGCAACAGCCACTGACCAGTTACCGACTGACATTCATAATATTGATAGTCTACTCAACAACACAGTGGCGCCTAACGTTTCACTACAG CGATCGAGCGTCTCCGACTCTCAGGTATCACCAGGTTATGGAGGAATATCCGTCCAGTTGCCTTCCACGCATCGTCTCACTCATTCATATTCTCACCCTTCAACGTTACCTCAACA CTCTGTTGTGAACACCAACTTCAATAACGGGCAACAAGGATCGGCGGCAGCGAGGCTCTCCCCACACTCGCCCGCTAgtattttgtcattttcacaTCCACAATCGCTATCTCCTCGCGTAACTCAG GGAAATTATGGTAACGGACCAAGGATGTTCGTAAATTCGGTAAGACCACAACCGCAACAGTCTGTCtcacagcagcaacagcaacgaTCCATGCCATCACCTGGAACGCCTGCTTCGGCGAGGCAATCTCCTTTTCCTGCAGACACATTTCCACCGCCAGCTGCTTCACCTACCGCTGGTCAATTTCCTCCGGTTCCTAATGCGGGCGCGGCGAATCCCTCAGGACAATATAGACTTCAGCGAACTACATCAACACCATCAGCAACGACACAGCTGCCAG GTGGGATAAATTCGCCGAGGCACTATGGGGGAATGAATAAGGAGCAGCCGCTTCTGTCGCCAAGCCATCCTCATTCCGGTTGCCCATCTCAGCCATCGCTGAACCAACACAATGTCACCAACACCCAACATCTATCGAATCAACACCCTGCTATGATTTATCACTCAAACACCACACTCAACTCCACTGAAGTACAGAATAACCAATTTTGTTACGATCGAGCGTCCGTTTCACTCTATTCGTCGGGGCCTGGGGATACATCGAACACCAGGCCTCTGCCTCCTGGCAATCCCAACAGTCACCAAATGGGTG GTAATACGGGAAGTGGTGGGACTATGACAGAGTTTGTTCGACAGGAGTTGAGAGCTATTGTTGGTGCTCGAacacaacagcagcagcagcagcaaagGATACCAAACAACATCCAAAACAATTTATCTGGTCAAGTTTCTGCGGAAGACCTCGACGCCCTTGGTTTAACTTACGAGATGTCGTCTGCAG ACTACTATGGAGGAAGTGGCACGAGGTGA
- the LOC124175163 gene encoding nuclear receptor coactivator 1-like isoform X4: MSIAAAENAGPGPCDLQDPGWVKMSVVNGNNTKKRKKSDAKPQSQLNKCLNEKRRRTQENLYIDELAELISAQDMSSGKTDKCQILQRTVDQIRHIRQQEGSNSHAVQQGEVSSSNPNILSNDQVGPILLEALDGFLFVVNAEGRVEYVTDNISQYISYTKDDVFGKDIYNIIHHGDHKTFMASLLPMSIGLTSEPQPQTRNRTFNCRFLVKPPDDKEETMEEKQQRISKYETMQICSALLPNNADRLESGDVSSESLDGPCMMCVARRIPHSEKPITSIKQFTVKLDTIGRIIWIDNSGLSPAYSKYIGKDLIGTKIQDLCHPLDVNKLNAHLDNTLHTHEGTSTIYRLRVKADKFLNVQTKSRLFKANVINGHESDFLMATHSIIGDNELTPNEGGQLSNSKTCSGHSSNHCTNSSNNNNGNNNNNVGGPLMTGAHHNGQSSGNTGRGLAAARAPTSSSSSNLNVFSANDTSSCNPLTSMSTTSNSFNQFSGNMELDFELFPSTTWELDSGHSWGDRSDSRASGPTNSRPPSQPAPASPSPQGSFSVNSATGATSHCSSMRAYSPTSVHTSRSFSNSFSFSPLQETQTAVTGTPSSANTNGGGGVLANKRLEESKGCPPATPANVDTNKSQHSAAPAPDTQNCAVSTESGRLRNLLTKGASTSDESQDNTNNTVSDNQNKHRILKTLLKETDDEDLHLDIDNKKVRPSNSGISKSSTDHSKTSSGNNMLLEQLLKDEDEEGKNHDSQNRGDDPLLKSLGFNNPTPPLSQSGNHVGQLQVGQKRPGENGDEDLAAKRTMDRLHQVTSSGNNSSSNASTSKLWEKNKMLAWLLAQQPSEPKTKPSVPLHELSAIPQEKLARKQVAQQSSWPNAQPVGSNPSTKTTTPIQSQPRLPRNPTNIYDVFNQPQRPQVGSLNPEFGTAGGENRRSVQVEQTWLEPSGSDPILSDLLDQVIEIVPDTITDPTAIINLLDIIESPQNNAVDEKIAAINAIHKSLILCETAVNPTSSTITMPGTPPAYSTTLGNTPVTTGHNYQPPPMYQQQQQRARFNSAQQNAVRQSSVQFSQQHLQLQQRTKQLQQQQQQQQQQQLKQRLLQQQQQQQLLIPSNATATDQLPTDIHNIDSLLNNTVAPNVSLQRSSVSDSQVSPGYGGISVQLPSTHRLTHSYSHPSTLPQHSVVNTNFNNGQQGSAAARLSPHSPASILSFSHPQSLSPRVTQGNYGNGPRMFVNSVRPQPQQSVSQQQQQRSMPSPGTPASARQSPFPADTFPPPAASPTAGQFPPVPNAGAANPSGQYRLQRTTSTPSATTQLPGGINSPRHYGGMNKEQPLLSPSHPHSGCPSQPSLNQHNVTNTQHLSNQHPAMIYHSNTTLNSTEVQNNQFCYDRASVSLYSSGPGDTSNTRPLPPGNPNSHQMGGNTGSGGTMTEFVRQELRAIVGARTQQQQQQQRIPNNIQNNLSGQVSAEDLDALGLTYEMSSAGEAVVSDGPAKSWAIGSAGSAPSSSRTTMEEVARGDPKSSLLQKLLSE, from the exons ATCCGGCACATAAGGCAACAAGAAGGCTCTAATAGTCATGCTGTACAGCAAGGGGAAGTTTCCTCGTCAAATCCTAATATATTATCTAATGACCAAGTTGGCCCTATTTTACTTGAG GCATTAGATGGATTCTTATTCGTTGTGAACGCCGAGGGCAGAGTCGAGTACGTAACGGATAATATATCTCAATATATTTCTTATACAAAAGATGACGTGTTTGGAAAAGATATCTATAACATTATACATCACGGAGATCATAAAACGTTCATGGCAAGCTTGCTTCCGATGTCAATAG GGTTGACAAGCGAGCCTCAACCACAGACGAGAAATCGGACATTTAATTGCCGTTTTTTGGTGAAGCCTCCCGATGATAAAGAAGAGACTATGGAAGAGAAGCAACAGAGAATATCAAAGTACGAAACTATGCAAATCTGTTCAGCGCTTCTCCCAAACAACGCAGACCGCCTAGAAAGTGGAGACGTGTCCTCAGAATCTTTAGACGGGCCATGCATGATGTGCGTCGCCCGGAGAATACCCCACAGTGAAAAGCCGATAACTTCCATTAAACAATTCACTGTTAAACTTGACACTATTGGCAGGATTATATGGATAGACAACAGCGGCTTGTCTCCTGCATACTCCAAGTACATAGGCAAG GACCTAATTGGCACTAAAATACAAGACTTGTGCCATCCACTGGATGTGAATAAGTTGAATGCTCATTTGGATAATACGCTTCACACCCATGAAGGCACGAGTACAATTTATCGGCTCCGTGTGAAAGCAGACAAGTTCCTTAACGTTCAAACAAAGTCAAGACTCTTTAAAGCAAATGTGATTAATGGTCACGAATCTGATTTCTTGATGGCAACACATTCTATTATTGG GGACAATGAGTTAACGCCTAACGAGGGTGGTCAGCTTTCCAACAGCAAAACGTGCTCTGGACACTCTAGTAACCATTGTACgaatagtagtaataataataatggtaacaataacaataacgtcGGTGGTCCATTGATGACCGGGGCTCATCATAATGGCCAATCGAGTGGCAATACCGGCCGGGGGCTGGCAGCGGCACGGGCACCAacatcctcctcctcgtcaAACTTGAATGTATTTAGTGCAAACGATACTTCGTCGTGTAATCCTTTAACTTCAATGAGTACGACAAGTAATTCGTTCAACCAATTTTCGGGGAACATGGAATTGGATTTTGAGCTTTTCCCTAGTACCACATGGGAACTGGACAGCGGACATAGCTGGGGAGATCGATCTGACTCGAGGGCAAGCGGACCGACTAATTCTCGACCCCCCTCGCAGCCAGCCCCGGCATCTCCGAGCCCCCAAGGATCATTCTCCGTTAATTCTGCTACTGGCGCCACATCCCACTGTAGCTCGATGCGCGCATACAGTCCAACCTCGGTGCACACCAGTAGATCCTTCAGTAATTCCTTCTCGTTCAGTCCTCTTCAGGAGACGCAAACGGCGGTCACTGGCACACCTTCAAGCGCTAATACCAACGGGGGTGGTGGGGTATTGGCTAACAAGAGATTGGAGGAGAGCAAGGGATGCCCGCCTGCTACACCTGCCAATGTTGATACAAACAAAAGTCAGCATAGCGCCGCGCCAGCCCCAGATACACAGAACTGTGCCGTTTCTACAGAGTCTGGAAGACTCAGGAATCTTTTGACCAAGGGAGCTAGCACTAGCGATGAAAGTCAAGACAATACCAATAATACTGTCTCTGACAACCAAAACAAGCATAGGATACTGAAGACATTGCTTAAGGAGACTGATGATGAGGATCTACATCTTGATATAGATAACAAAAAAGTACGGCCAAGTAATAGCGGTATTTCCAAATCCAGCACAGATCATTCCAAGACTTCAAGCGGAAACAACATGTTGTTGGAG CAGCTTCTAAAAGACGAGgacgaagaaggaaaaaatcacGACTCACag AATCGGGGTGATGATCCTCTGTTGAAAAGTCTCGGATTTAATAACCCGACACCACCGCTGTCACAATCAGGCAATCACGTAGGCCAGTTACAAGTTGGTCAGAAGAGACCAGGTGAGAATGGAGACGAAGATTTGGCTGCAAAACGCACGATGGACAGGCTGCACCAAGTAACTTCTTCCGGCAATAATTCGTCCTCCAATGCCTCAACCAGCAAGCTATgggagaagaataaaatgcTCGCCTGGCTTTTAGCACAACAGCCGTCTGAACCGAAAACTAAACCTTCAGTACCTCTCCATGAATTGTCAGCAATCCCACAG GAAAAGCTAGCTCGAAAACAGGTAGCACAGCAAAGTTCCTGGCCTAATGCGCAACCAGTTGGCAGTAATCCATCTACAAAGACAACCACTCCGATCCAAAGTCAACCTCGACTACCTCGCAATCCGACTAATATCTATGATGTTTTTAATCAG CCACAACGACCTCAAGTGGGTTCACTGAATCCAGAATTTGGAACTGCTGGTGGAGAAAATCGTCGTTCTGTTCAAGTAGAGCAGACTTGGTTGGAACCTTCAGGGTCTGATCCCATACTTTCTGATCTATTAGACCAGGTCATAGAAATTGTGCCAGATACAATCACAG ATCCAACAGCGATCATAAATCTTTTAGACATCATCGAATCGCCACAGAATAATGCTGTAGACGAGAAAATAGCTGCTATTAACGCCATCCACAAGTCATTGATACTATGCGAAACTGCAGTGAACCCTACGTCTTCCACGATAACGATGCCTGGCACACCACCCGCATACTCTACCACA TTGGGAAATACTCCTGTTACAACCGGCCATAATTACCAGCCACCTCCAATGTaccagcaacagcagcaaagGGCAAGATTTAATAGTGCCCAACAGAATGCTGTACGGCAGTCATCGGTCCAATTCAGTCAACAACACCTACAGTTGCAGCAGAGAACTAAGCAACttcaacagcagcagcagcagcagcagcaacagcaacttAAACAACGGTTACttcagcaacagcagcaacaacaactcCTTATACCTTCTAATGCAACAGCCACTGACCAGTTACCGACTGACATTCATAATATTGATAGTCTACTCAACAACACAGTGGCGCCTAACGTTTCACTACAG CGATCGAGCGTCTCCGACTCTCAGGTATCACCAGGTTATGGAGGAATATCCGTCCAGTTGCCTTCCACGCATCGTCTCACTCATTCATATTCTCACCCTTCAACGTTACCTCAACA CTCTGTTGTGAACACCAACTTCAATAACGGGCAACAAGGATCGGCGGCAGCGAGGCTCTCCCCACACTCGCCCGCTAgtattttgtcattttcacaTCCACAATCGCTATCTCCTCGCGTAACTCAG GGAAATTATGGTAACGGACCAAGGATGTTCGTAAATTCGGTAAGACCACAACCGCAACAGTCTGTCtcacagcagcaacagcaacgaTCCATGCCATCACCTGGAACGCCTGCTTCGGCGAGGCAATCTCCTTTTCCTGCAGACACATTTCCACCGCCAGCTGCTTCACCTACCGCTGGTCAATTTCCTCCGGTTCCTAATGCGGGCGCGGCGAATCCCTCAGGACAATATAGACTTCAGCGAACTACATCAACACCATCAGCAACGACACAGCTGCCAG GTGGGATAAATTCGCCGAGGCACTATGGGGGAATGAATAAGGAGCAGCCGCTTCTGTCGCCAAGCCATCCTCATTCCGGTTGCCCATCTCAGCCATCGCTGAACCAACACAATGTCACCAACACCCAACATCTATCGAATCAACACCCTGCTATGATTTATCACTCAAACACCACACTCAACTCCACTGAAGTACAGAATAACCAATTTTGTTACGATCGAGCGTCCGTTTCACTCTATTCGTCGGGGCCTGGGGATACATCGAACACCAGGCCTCTGCCTCCTGGCAATCCCAACAGTCACCAAATGGGTG GTAATACGGGAAGTGGTGGGACTATGACAGAGTTTGTTCGACAGGAGTTGAGAGCTATTGTTGGTGCTCGAacacaacagcagcagcagcagcaaagGATACCAAACAACATCCAAAACAATTTATCTGGTCAAGTTTCTGCGGAAGACCTCGACGCCCTTGGTTTAACTTACGAGATGTCGTCTGCAG GTGAGGCTGTGGTTAGCGATGGCCCCGCCAAAAGCTGGGCCATTGGGAGTGCTGGAAGTGCACCCTCTTCCTCCAGG ACTACTATGGAGGAAGTGGCACGAGGTGATCCGAAATCATCCCTACTACAAAAACTATTATCCGAGTGA